The following coding sequences lie in one Caretta caretta isolate rCarCar2 chromosome 28, rCarCar1.hap1, whole genome shotgun sequence genomic window:
- the LOC142070243 gene encoding uncharacterized protein LOC142070243, with product MVSENEEEPQQEDAELVEAHGMLSGRSKGNDSGSCARPEKTKACESQQRPEENFGSQSDLITRERMNLEGTRYTCLECGKSFKGSSDLLTHQRIHTGEKPYGCPECGKHFNQSSALITHQRIHTGEKPYGCPECGKHFKQSSHLITHWKIHTGEKPYGCPECGKHFKRSSHLIRHRRIHTGEKPYGCPECGKHFKQSSSLIRHRRIHTVT from the coding sequence atggtgagtgaaaacgaggaggaaccccagcaggaagatgctgagctagtagaagcccatgggatgttgtcaggaaggtccaaagggaatgattctgggagctgtgcacgcccagaaaaaacaaaagcctgtgagagtcagcagaggccagaggaaaacttcggtagccagtcagaccttattacacgtgagagaatgaacttggaaggaacacgctacacatgcctcgagtgtgggaaaagcttcaaagggagctcggaccttctcacacatcagagaatccacacgggtgagaaaccttatggatgccctgagtgtggcaaacacttcaatcaaagctcagcccttatcacacatcagcgaatccacacaggtgagaaaccttatggatgccctgagtgtgggaaacacttcaagcagagctcacaccttattacacattggaaaatccacacgggtgagaaaccttatggatgccctgagtgtgggaaacacttcaagcggagctcacaccttattagacatcggcgaatccatacgggtgagaaaccttatggatgccctgagtgtgggaaacacttcaagcagagctcaagCCTTATTAgacatcggcgaatccatacgg